Genomic window (Blattabacterium cuenoti):
AAAATATATGCATATAAAAAAAATAAAAAAACTAAAAAGTATAAACGAATAATACATTCAAATTATGAGGAAAAAAATAGCGGGAATAGGACTCGAACCTATGACCTTCGGGTTATGAGCCCGACGAGCTACCAACTGCTCCATCCCGCGAATAATTATATGTGAATATAATATTTTTCATCTAAAAAATCAAATATAAAAATATTTTCATCCATTCATAGATATTAAAAATTCTTCATTATTTTGAGTTCTAGACATTCTAGATCTTAAAAATTCCATAGCTTCTACTGGATTCATATCTGAAAGATGTTTCCGCAAAATCCACATTCTTTGTAATGTATTTGTATTAAGTAAAAGATCATCTTTTCTAGTACTAGAAGAAACAAGATCAATAGCTGGATAAATCCGTTTATTAGCTATCTTTCTATCTAATTGAAGTTCTTTATTCCCTGTTCCTTTAAACTCTTCGAAAATAACTTCATCCATTTTAGATCCAGTATCTATCATAGCTGTGGCAATTATAGATAAAGATCCCCCATTTTCTATATTTCTGGCAGCTCCAAAAAATCTTTTGGGTCGGTGTAATGCGTTTGCATCTACTCCTCCTGATAATACTTTCCCAGATGCAGGAGATACAGTATTGTAAGCACGTGCTAAACGTGTAATAGAATCTAACAATATGACTACGTCATGTGAACATTCTACCATTCTTTTAGCTTTTTGCAAAACAATATTAGCAACTTTAACATGTCTATCTGCTGGTTCATCAAAAGTGGAAGCAATGACTTCTCCTTTTACGTTTCTCTGCATATCTGTCACTTCTTCTGGCCGTTCATCAATTAATAATATAATTAAATAGACTTCAGGATGATTAGCAGCAATAGCATTAGCTATTTCTTTTAACAAAGTAGTTTTTCCTGTCTTAGGAGGAGCGACTATCATTCCTCTTTGTCCTTTTCCTATAGGCGTAAAAAGATCTACAATTCTTGTAGAAAGAGTTGCATTTTTTTCAGCTAATTTGAATTTTTCATTTGGAAATAATGGGGTCAAATGCTCAAAAGAATCTCTATTTCTAACAAAAGAAGGAGATCGTCCATTAATTTCCAGAATTTTAATTAATGGAAAATATTTTTCCCCATCTTTAGGTGGACGAACTTCTCCTCTTATTGTATCTCCTGTTTTCATTCCAAAAAGTCTTATTTGAGACTGTGAAACATAAATATCATCAGGAGATGATAAATAATTAAAATCAGAAGATCTTAAAAATCCGTAATTTTCTGGCATAATTTCTAATACTCCTTCACTAATTATTATTCCTTCAAACTCATATTCAGGAGTACGGTATTTATTAGAAGATATTTTATGTGATCCTCCTTCTATTCCGTGAGATGATGATGTATTTTGAGCTTCAAATCTATTATTTTTTCTCCAATTAGAAAAATTTTGATGTTTTTTTTGAAATTTTGTAGACTCTTCTGGAAGTTTAGAATTAGAAATTTTTAAATATTCTTTAGAAATTAATT
Coding sequences:
- the rho gene encoding transcription termination factor Rho, producing MFDITELKSKKLFELQEIARSSGLKKCTQLRKNELLEKIISILNNEKKNISLPSKRENPLKKGFNMRKNIESKNSFSEKKSVNGKKKLISKEYLKISNSKLPEESTKFQKKHQNFSNWRKNNRFEAQNTSSSHGIEGGSHKISSNKYRTPEYEFEGIIISEGVLEIMPENYGFLRSSDFNYLSSPDDIYVSQSQIRLFGMKTGDTIRGEVRPPKDGEKYFPLIKILEINGRSPSFVRNRDSFEHLTPLFPNEKFKLAEKNATLSTRIVDLFTPIGKGQRGMIVAPPKTGKTTLLKEIANAIAANHPEVYLIILLIDERPEEVTDMQRNVKGEVIASTFDEPADRHVKVANIVLQKAKRMVECSHDVVILLDSITRLARAYNTVSPASGKVLSGGVDANALHRPKRFFGAARNIENGGSLSIIATAMIDTGSKMDEVIFEEFKGTGNKELQLDRKIANKRIYPAIDLVSSSTRKDDLLLNTNTLQRMWILRKHLSDMNPVEAMEFLRSRMSRTQNNEEFLISMNG